The genome window TGCTCAACATCCCGGGGGAAGCCTCCACCGTGATGACCACCCTCGACGGCTACCCGATGGCTCGCCAGGGCCTGGCCGGGGTGGCGTTGTCGCTGTCGGCGTGGAGTTCGTTCATCGGCGCGTTCATCGCCACCTGCGGCATGGTGCTGTTCGCGCCGTTGCTGGCCAAATGGGCGATTGCGTTCGGACCGGCGGAATATTTCGTCCTGATGGTGTTCGCCATTGTCTGCCTCGGCGGCATGGCCGGCGACCGACCGCTCAAGACGTTCATTGCGGCGCTGATCGGTCTGTTCCTGTCCAGTGTCGGGATCGATGCCAACAGCGGCGTCTACCGCTTCACCGGTGACAACATCCATCTGACCGATGGCATCCAGTTCGTCGTGCTGGTGCTGGGTTTGTTCTCCATCAGTGAAATCCTGTTACTGCTGGAGAAAACCCATCGCGGCCAGGAAGCGGTGGAAGCCACTGGGCGGATGATGTTCAACTTCAAGGAAGCGGCGTCGGTCTTCGTCGTGAACCTGCGTTGCGGCGTGCTCGGCTTCATCATGGGCGTGTTGCCCGGTGCCGGGGCGACCCTGGCCAGTGCCGTGGCCTACATGACCGAGAAGCGCATCGCCGGTGCCAGTGGCAAGTTCGGCCAGGGTGACAAACGCGGCCTCGCCGCTCCGGAAACCGCCATTGGCGGCGCAGCCTGTGGGGCGCTGGTGCCGATGCTGACCCTCGGTGTTCCCGGCTCGGGCACCACGGCGGTGATGATCGGCGCACTGTCGCTGTACAACATCACGCCCGGTCCGCTGCTGTTCCAGCAACAGCCGGACATTGTCTGGGGCCTGATCGCCTCGTTGTTCGTCGCCAATATCATGTTGGTGATCCTCAACATCCCGATGATCCGCATCTTCACCCGTATCCTGGCCGTGCCGAACTGGGCATTGGTACCGGTCATCGCGATCATCACCGGCATCGGCGTCTACGCAGTGCATGCCACGACGTTCGACCTGTTCCTGATGATCGGCATTGGTATCTTCGGCTACATCCTGCGCAAGCTGGATTTCCCGCTGTCACCGGTCCTGCTGGGCTTCATTCTCGGCGGCCTGATGGAACAGAACCTGCGTCGTGCGCTGTCGATCTCCAACGGTGCGCTGGAAATCCTCTGGTCGAGCCCGATCACCTTCGGCTGCTGGATCCTGACGGCGATCATGCTGTTCATGCCATTGCTGCGGATCTGGCGTCGCCGCGCCGCCCAACGTCGCGCCCTGGCCAATGTCTGAAGCGACGTTCAAACAATGGTGGGGAACACCGCTGGTCGGTCTGGCCGGCGGTTACCTGGCCAGCCTGATCGGCTGGCCTTTGCCCTGGATGGTCGGCTCGTTGCTGGCGATCATCCTGGTGCGCTGCCTGACGCCGTGGCAATTGGCGGAAATCCCCGGCGGCCGTAAATGCGGCCAATGGGTGGTGGGCATCGGCATCGGCCTGCACTTCACCCCTGTGGTGATGGAACAAGTCCTGAGCCACTTCGGCTTGATTTTTTTCGGCGCGCTGATCACCAGCGTGTCCAGCGTGGTAAGTGTCTGGCTGATGCGTCGCACCGGCGAGGACCGTGCTACCGCGTTTTTCTCGAGCATGCCCGGCGGTTCCGGCGAAATGGTCAACCTCGGTGCCCGCAACGGCGCGGACCTCAGCCGTGTCGCCGCGGGCCAGAGCCTGCGGGTGCTGGTGGTGGTGCTGTGCGTGCCGGCGGCCTTCAAGTACCTGCTGGGCGAAGGCACCCCGGCGCAGCACGCCACGACGGTGGACTGGCTGTGGCTGGCGCTCCTGTTTCCGGCGGGCGCCCTGCTCGCCTGGGTTTGGGAACGCTTGCGCCAACCCAACCCGTGGTTGTTCGGGCCGTTGCTGGTGAGCGCGGCGGTGAGCGTCGGCTGGGACCTGCACATCGGCCTGCCCAACGGCGCCAGCCAGATCGGCCAGTGGCTGATCGGCAGCGGGCTGGGTTGCCATTTCAACCGGCAGTTCTTTCGTCGGGCACCGTCGTTCATGGGCCGCACGTTGGTTGGCACGGTGTTGACGATGCTGATCGCCACGCTTGCCGCCCTAGGCTTGAGCACCTTGACCCATCTGGATCTGCGTTCGTTGACGCTGGGCATGATGCCCGGCGGCATCGCGGAAATGAGCCTGACGGCGGAGACACTGCAACTGTCGGTGCCATTGGTGACGGCGTTGCAGGTGATGCGGTTGCTGTTCGTGCTGTTTCTGGCGGAGCCGTTGTTCAGGTATTGGACGCGCCAGCCGAATTCGGCCTGATCGTCCGCGGCGCCTTCATCGCGAGCAAGCTCGCTCCCACAGGGTTCAGGGCAACACAACCCCCTGTGGGAGCGAGCTTGCTCGCGATGGGGCCCTCATTGCCGACCGTTCAAACTGGCGGCAACCGCCAATCGATCGGCGTCTCGCCCTGCTGCTGGAGAAACTTGTTGGTCCGGCTGAAATGCCCGCAACCGATGAAACCTCGGTGGGCCGACAGCGGTGACGGGTGGACCGAAGTCAGCACCAAATGCTTGGTCGCATCGATCAGCTTCTGCTTGCTCTGGGCATGGGCGCCCCACAACAGGAACACCAAGTGCGGCTGGTGTTCACTGACGACTTCAATGATCCTGTCGGTAAAGTGCTGCCAACCTTTTTTGGCGTGGGCGTTGGCATTGGCGCGCTCCACGGTCAGGGTCGTGTTGAGCAGCAACACGCCCTGGTCGGCCCAACTTTGCAGGTAGCCGTGACTCGGGATGTCGATGTTCAGGTCGCGCTTCAATTCCTTGTAGATGTTCACCAGGGACGGCGGTGTCGGCACGCCCGGCTGTACCGAGAAGCACAAGCCATGGGCCTGGCCTGGACCGTGGTAAGGATCCTGGCCGAGAATCACCACCTTGACCTTATCCAGCGGCGTGGAATTGAGGGCGTTGAAAATCAGCGAAGCCGGCGGATAGATCTCCTTGCCAGCGGCGTATTCACTGCGTAGGAACTCACGCAACTCCGCCATGTAGGGCTGGTCGAACTCGGCACGCAGGGCCTGCTTCCAGCTCGGTTCGAGTTTGATACGGTCGTCAGCAGTCATGGTTGCATCCGGTAAAAACAATGGGCGCACCCTAGGAAAGCCTACAGGGCTTGTCAATTGATCTGACGCAGAACCGGCACTTTCCTACATAGCGGTCATACTGAACATTCAAATTTCTGATCGAGGTCACGATGAATTTGCACTTCGAAGAGCTCACCGGCATCGACGGTGCCCGCATCGGCATCGCCACCCTGGATGCCGAAAAATCCCTGAACGCCCTGTCCCTGCCGATGATCAACGCCTTGCGTGATCGCCTCGATGCCTGGGCTCGGGAACCGCAGGTCGTTTGTGTGCTGTTGCGTGGCAATGGCGCCAAGGCCTTCTGCGCCGGCGGTGAAGTGCGCAGCCTGGTAGAGGCCTGCCGCGCTCATCCCGGCGAAGTACCGCCGTTGGCGGCACAATTCTTCGCGGCGGAATACCGCTTGGACTTCAACCTGCACACCTACCCAAAACCCTTGCTGTGCTGGGGCCACGGTTATGTCCTGGGCGGCGGCATGGGCCTGCTGCAAGGCGCCAGTACCCGCATCGTCACGCCAAGCAGCCGCCTGGCCATGCCGGAAATCAGCATCGGCCTGTACCCGGATGTCGGCGCCAGTTGGTTCTTGTCCCGCCTGCCCGGCAAGCTCGGGCTGTTTCTCGGCCTGACCGGCGCTCACATGAATGCCCGGGACGCCATCGACCTGGGCCTGGCCGACCGCTTCTTGCTGGATGAACAACAGGACGACCTGATCGAAGGCCTGCTGCAACTCAACTGGCAGGAGCAGACCGAGATGCAACTCAACAGCCTGCTCAAGGCCCTGCAGCAGGAAGCCGTCGCCCAACTGCCCGAGGCCCAATGGCTGCCGCGGCGGCCGAAAATCGATGAGTGGCTGGATGTCAGCGATGTGCGCTGCGCCTGGAAAGCCCTCAGCCTGTTGGTGGACCACCCCGATCCACTGATCGCCCGGGCCGCCAAGACCATGAGCGAAG of Pseudomonas fluorescens contains these proteins:
- a CDS encoding tripartite tricarboxylate transporter permease; the protein is MDTLNYLGQGFGVALTPYNLVTALTGTLIGTVVGLLPGLGPINGVALLIPIAFALGLPPESALILLAAVYLGCEYGGRISSILLNIPGEASTVMTTLDGYPMARQGLAGVALSLSAWSSFIGAFIATCGMVLFAPLLAKWAIAFGPAEYFVLMVFAIVCLGGMAGDRPLKTFIAALIGLFLSSVGIDANSGVYRFTGDNIHLTDGIQFVVLVLGLFSISEILLLLEKTHRGQEAVEATGRMMFNFKEAASVFVVNLRCGVLGFIMGVLPGAGATLASAVAYMTEKRIAGASGKFGQGDKRGLAAPETAIGGAACGALVPMLTLGVPGSGTTAVMIGALSLYNITPGPLLFQQQPDIVWGLIASLFVANIMLVILNIPMIRIFTRILAVPNWALVPVIAIITGIGVYAVHATTFDLFLMIGIGIFGYILRKLDFPLSPVLLGFILGGLMEQNLRRALSISNGALEILWSSPITFGCWILTAIMLFMPLLRIWRRRAAQRRALANV
- a CDS encoding AbrB family transcriptional regulator, whose protein sequence is MSEATFKQWWGTPLVGLAGGYLASLIGWPLPWMVGSLLAIILVRCLTPWQLAEIPGGRKCGQWVVGIGIGLHFTPVVMEQVLSHFGLIFFGALITSVSSVVSVWLMRRTGEDRATAFFSSMPGGSGEMVNLGARNGADLSRVAAGQSLRVLVVVLCVPAAFKYLLGEGTPAQHATTVDWLWLALLFPAGALLAWVWERLRQPNPWLFGPLLVSAAVSVGWDLHIGLPNGASQIGQWLIGSGLGCHFNRQFFRRAPSFMGRTLVGTVLTMLIATLAALGLSTLTHLDLRSLTLGMMPGGIAEMSLTAETLQLSVPLVTALQVMRLLFVLFLAEPLFRYWTRQPNSA
- the ung gene encoding uracil-DNA glycosylase is translated as MTADDRIKLEPSWKQALRAEFDQPYMAELREFLRSEYAAGKEIYPPASLIFNALNSTPLDKVKVVILGQDPYHGPGQAHGLCFSVQPGVPTPPSLVNIYKELKRDLNIDIPSHGYLQSWADQGVLLLNTTLTVERANANAHAKKGWQHFTDRIIEVVSEHQPHLVFLLWGAHAQSKQKLIDATKHLVLTSVHPSPLSAHRGFIGCGHFSRTNKFLQQQGETPIDWRLPPV
- a CDS encoding enoyl-CoA hydratase/isomerase family protein translates to MNLHFEELTGIDGARIGIATLDAEKSLNALSLPMINALRDRLDAWAREPQVVCVLLRGNGAKAFCAGGEVRSLVEACRAHPGEVPPLAAQFFAAEYRLDFNLHTYPKPLLCWGHGYVLGGGMGLLQGASTRIVTPSSRLAMPEISIGLYPDVGASWFLSRLPGKLGLFLGLTGAHMNARDAIDLGLADRFLLDEQQDDLIEGLLQLNWQEQTEMQLNSLLKALQQEAVAQLPEAQWLPRRPKIDEWLDVSDVRCAWKALSLLVDHPDPLIARAAKTMSEGSPLTAHLVWEQIARARHLSLAGVFRMEYTLSLNCCRHPEFSEGVRARLIDKDHKPRWHWPDINHVPEAAVEAHFHKAWEGRHPLADLSNE